Proteins from a single region of Terriglobales bacterium:
- a CDS encoding universal stress protein: MPPSIRSLDAGPALRCIVFASDFSPASQAALPHAARLARVFGAFVYALYVIEIQPWEICPEVTLQSRIDATQLLDEVTRSKEWDGIRVQAALRHGSAVAQIIRFAQEHSADLIVTGAGSRHRLRHLLLGSVAEQLAQTAPCPVLTIRSDANPPATEEGGFRNIVLATGANAGAAAGISYAAKFSNRFGARLWIAHSLRPDGGGNDSERSWLSKLVPHREGVAPIFEIGTVEQVTVMLAQRESADLVMLAPGLGWLLPKLVQHLACPVMSVRYAIPMIRPKSFGAEIALNS; encoded by the coding sequence ATGCCCCCCTCGATTAGGTCGTTAGATGCCGGACCGGCACTTCGTTGCATAGTTTTTGCAAGCGACTTCTCCCCGGCCTCGCAGGCGGCGCTCCCTCATGCCGCCCGGCTGGCCCGGGTTTTCGGGGCGTTCGTCTATGCGCTCTATGTTATTGAAATTCAGCCTTGGGAAATCTGCCCCGAAGTGACCTTGCAAAGCCGTATCGACGCTACCCAGCTCCTGGACGAAGTGACGCGGTCGAAAGAATGGGACGGCATCCGCGTGCAGGCGGCGCTTCGCCACGGCAGCGCCGTTGCGCAGATTATCCGCTTCGCCCAGGAGCATTCGGCGGACCTGATCGTGACCGGCGCCGGCTCCCGACACAGGCTCCGCCATCTGCTGCTTGGCTCGGTGGCGGAACAACTGGCCCAAACCGCGCCCTGTCCCGTACTTACGATTCGCTCCGACGCTAACCCGCCCGCCACGGAGGAGGGCGGCTTTCGCAACATCGTGTTGGCCACGGGCGCCAATGCCGGCGCTGCGGCGGGCATCAGCTACGCCGCCAAATTCTCCAACCGCTTCGGCGCCCGCCTCTGGATCGCCCATTCCCTGCGACCTGATGGCGGCGGGAATGACTCGGAGCGTTCCTGGCTGAGCAAGCTCGTACCCCATCGCGAGGGCGTTGCGCCCATCTTCGAAATCGGAACCGTGGAGCAGGTCACGGTCATGCTGGCGCAGAGGGAATCCGCGGACTTGGTGATGCTCGCGCCCGGACTCGGCTGGCTGCTCCCCAAACTCGTCCAGCATCTTGCTTGCCCGGTGATGAGCGTGCGCTATGCCATTCCGATGATCCGCCCAAAATCCTTCGGCGCCGAAATAGCTCTTAACTCCTAG